CAAGGGGCCTGACGGGGGCGGCGTACCGTCGCTGAAGGTGGAGCCCTCGTCGCTGGATTTCGCGGCTGTTTCGGCTCCGTCGCAGAGCGTGACGGTTACGGCCGTGAACGTGGAGTGGGAAGTGCGTGTATCGGATACGGCTTCGGCCTGGCTGAAGGCGGAGAAGACGGACGGTACGACCGTGACGGTTTCGGTAACCGACAACGGTACCCCGGAGCAGCGTACCGGTTCCTTTACCG
The window above is part of the Tidjanibacter massiliensis genome. Proteins encoded here:
- a CDS encoding BACON domain-containing protein; this encodes MKRLLFISALCLLFASCGGDKGPDGGGVPSLKVEPSSLDFAAVSAPSQSVTVTAVNVEWEVRVSDTASAWLKAEKTDGTTVTVSVTDNGTPEQRTGSFT